A stretch of DNA from Glycine max cultivar Williams 82 chromosome 18, Glycine_max_v4.0, whole genome shotgun sequence:
AATGAGGCGAGACCATATGTAATCAGACGATGAAAAGTATGTAAAGTGATGTGTGTGGGCAACCAAGTGTGAACGTAATagcattaatcattgtaaaaaaaatattacttttagtctattatgttttaatatttttttttattttagtgtatcaaatttgaaaattatccttttgttttttatatttataagatttcaattgatcttttttttttcattttcaataaaaacgtTAATATTCtgataatgttttaaattttgatggaatataaatataagtaaaataatgacaactaaaataattaattgtatcaaaatttaaaacattaacaaaACACTAATGCTTTGAGACCTAATGCCTAGTAAAATAGAGTCGAAGAGACCAGACTTCCAACAAATACCCACacagtgaaaaataaaatcaaataatacaGTATCAGTGTCAAGTGCACTTGGTCATTTGCTGTGTTCATTTTTGGCAGAGCACAAAGTGTGGGAACGCTGTACGATAGCTGTTTTGATTCTACCTGTATTAATGTTGCTTTGGAAAACAATATTTTCTCCCCTTCAACATCATCAGCTCATGTAATTTACCATTCAGTTCTTCCCCCATGGCTGCTCCCCACCCCTCCttatttctttccctttttccaACCAAAATTACTTGAAACCAAATCAAGAACAATGGATATTTGGAGCGAGCTTGACTTgcacaaaagaaaatttttaatatctaaACACACTGTCATTGATCTTCTAGGATCTCCCTGTGTACATGCATGCATGATGTGCTGCAGTATTTGTAATTATACCGGTGGAATGGAACTTTACCATCAAGTGATGAATTACAACAGGAACAGTAAATGTCACCTGCTAATCCACATTTAGGTTCTGACATGCTAGCTGCAGTGATTGCACTATTAGCTTGAATTTTGAGGGCGGCTATTCTCCTCTCTGCAGCAGCTgctctcttttctctttcagCAGCCTGTGCCATTCTTATTTGGTCctgtttgaaaaaatttaaatattaaacagTCCAATTACAGTTAGCAGTTAAGAGTGGAAAAGATTCAGAAAGAGTTACATAATCTCATAGGTGTAGCATGATTTCAACACATCATTAAAGTTTACAAAAGACATGGCCAGATTTTCAGCAAGCAAAAAATCAGTATCTAACCTCTTTGGATAATTGCACACCACTTTTTAGTTGAGATTGTCCCTTAATCGATGTTGAAGCAGTTACTTGCTTCTCTATAGTTTTGGAATCATTCTTAGGCAAGGTGGCTTCAACCTGAACACCGCATTCAAGGTTcctcagaaaaatatttttgaccaCGGTCCACAAGAATGATGAATAATGAATAAGAAAAGTATGTGTgtagatatatatttatatgattgGAAAAGCAAAATATGAAAAACCAAAGCTTATCAATGAAAATTCTTCAGAAAAAAGTGTAGCTGGCTGAGGTATTGGTCTAGGACTGAAACCACAAGCAACAGAATAAAGCACGACAAAAAATCCTCACAAACTGGTGAAGTACaagttttcctttccttttcatAATTCACAGAAAGCTCATTTGTTCATGCACACTTTCCCAAGACTCGATCACAAGCTAATTGTGTGACAAGTCCCAACTAATAAATTGAAATCACAATGATTAAAGTCTGTAAATGTTATGAAACtatgaattaaataacattttataaacCAAGGTAAAATGCTTTCAGAAACAAGTCCCAAAAAATGAGGTCATCATATAACATGAGATTGAATTATTGAAACCAATTAAGATGTACCTGAgccttcttttcttttgctttacGCAATTTCTTTAATTCTTTTGCTCTAGCTTTTCTCTTAGCATCTTTTTCTGCCTGTACTAGCATAAAAAGAGGTAATCATTAAATAGAGATGGAACTTCTTAGATTTGATCATCAAAAGTCAAAATTTTAAGATCATTAGAGCGAACAATCATTTAGATTTTAAATCATAATTCAAAACTTGTTTTAACAAGTAGCAGAATCACCTGCTTAGCAGCTTGTGATTCTTCCATTTCTTTGGTCAATGCACTGGGCACTTTTGCAGCTTGCCAATCCCATTTGTCAAGATTTGATGCCATAAACCTTCTGAAAGTATCCCTCACTTCTTTGTCATGTGCCAACATATACGGGGTCCTCCCCCTTTCATCTTTGATGCAAGGATCCAAACCCTTTTCCAAGAACTCTAAAACCTTTAGAGAGTCACCCGATTGTGCTGCCTGATGTAAAGGAGTTGATTTACCAAATAGCTCATCCTCACTTTCTCCATTACTCAAAATTGGGAGTTCATCATTTTGTTTACTTGAACAAGCTTCAGCTTTATTTTTGTCATCCAACTCAGCCATGTCCCCCTTGCTTAAGGTTGGACTgacatttattttagaaatgtgAATTGATACCGAATCCTCTTGGTTTCTTTGCAAAACTTCCTTCTCATCGCCTTCATGGGTTACCTGGGTCAACTGGCTATATACACGTTTTGCTTCCCTGAAAGTAGGCCTCCGAACAGTCAAAGCAATATTTCTAATATCACATTGCTGATTGGTAAAGTATGATCTCTCTCCATCATAAAGAAGTTGACGACTACTTGATGGTGCATGTATAAAAATGCTATTGGAAGCATCAAAATAAGGTTTCCAAGCAGCAAACAGTTCATGAACTTCCTAAAATATTGGCAGGCAAATAGTCAAGTCCAGATTTAAATATTGGTGTGCACAAATGCACATGCACTCAGTCTCACACAAACAAAGAAGACACTAagtaagaaaacat
This window harbors:
- the LOC100808912 gene encoding ankyrin repeat and zinc finger domain-containing protein 1 encodes the protein MINSGVNYLIVKLFGGSLAIDSYTMATNLPATKSTTTTSSQEKRHRSIFEVPPNFFDSCRLLPSPHSSVSDHHSVGQTQIIETSSNDDFVLDAPQNAVVSAPRWTCNTCKTQFDSLQDQRSHFKSDIHRFNVKLTIAGKNIVKEEDFEVLTSEFVKDYDVSSISGSESDDDSETESQSQSALHDKLSESFKHKLFFRLQTGQRVSVWKCLIMNVTENVLYDNEKAENEVVEKLKSLTAEPRDNTHLRIVLLVSGGHFAGCVFDGDAVVAHKTFHRYVVRAKAGKKQSSKDASGRAAHSAGASLRRYNELALKKEVHELFAAWKPYFDASNSIFIHAPSSSRQLLYDGERSYFTNQQCDIRNIALTVRRPTFREAKRVYSQLTQVTHEGDEKEVLQRNQEDSVSIHISKINVSPTLSKGDMAELDDKNKAEACSSKQNDELPILSNGESEDELFGKSTPLHQAAQSGDSLKVLEFLEKGLDPCIKDERGRTPYMLAHDKEVRDTFRRFMASNLDKWDWQAAKVPSALTKEMEESQAAKQAEKDAKRKARAKELKKLRKAKEKKAQVEATLPKNDSKTIEKQVTASTSIKGQSQLKSGVQLSKEDQIRMAQAAEREKRAAAAERRIAALKIQANSAITAASMSEPKCGLAGDIYCSCCNSSLDGKVPFHRYNYKYCSTSCMHVHREILEDQ